A stretch of the Tautonia marina genome encodes the following:
- a CDS encoding DUF1559 family PulG-like putative transporter encodes MRRSIIVGSIMLLLFVALAVIGLVVPLDVMIALSLGWVFFLGRVLPEVTIAWDGVVTAVVCLVVFVVGAHAFLRWIAQQRIAEGSANARPWPFRWTVSMMGVIVVMFLAGIAATGVVHQVGWLLTSREPIVGFVSVAAQRAQSSNNLKVIGIGLYNYHDSHGTFPPGGTFDDRGRPLHGWQAMLLPYVDHQAIYDQITFELPWNDPANRDPFQTEVLMFLNPGNPDRSDATGYALSHYAGNARILGGDMPRSLTDLTDGASTTILAGEVVSDFLAWGHPTQWRDPALGINRSPRGFGSSFPPGGANFVFADGSVRFVKDSVAPQVLKALSTPAGNEAISNGMY; translated from the coding sequence ATGAGACGCTCGATCATCGTGGGCTCGATCATGCTCCTGCTCTTCGTTGCCCTTGCCGTCATCGGCCTGGTTGTGCCGCTTGACGTGATGATCGCCCTGAGCTTGGGCTGGGTCTTCTTCCTCGGCCGGGTGCTGCCGGAGGTCACCATTGCCTGGGATGGGGTGGTTACGGCAGTGGTTTGCCTGGTTGTTTTCGTGGTTGGTGCCCATGCCTTTCTTCGCTGGATTGCGCAGCAGCGGATCGCGGAAGGCTCAGCAAACGCTCGACCCTGGCCGTTCCGATGGACTGTGTCGATGATGGGGGTGATTGTCGTCATGTTCCTCGCCGGGATCGCGGCGACCGGGGTCGTCCATCAGGTCGGCTGGCTGTTGACCTCGCGCGAGCCGATCGTGGGCTTCGTCAGTGTGGCCGCGCAGCGTGCTCAGTCCTCGAACAATCTCAAGGTGATCGGCATTGGTTTGTACAACTACCACGACTCGCACGGCACCTTCCCGCCCGGCGGGACGTTTGATGATCGCGGCCGACCGCTCCACGGTTGGCAGGCGATGCTCTTGCCTTATGTCGATCATCAGGCGATTTACGACCAAATAACCTTCGAACTGCCCTGGAATGATCCCGCCAATCGCGACCCGTTTCAGACCGAGGTGTTGATGTTTCTCAACCCCGGAAACCCCGATCGGAGTGATGCGACCGGGTATGCCCTCAGCCATTATGCCGGGAACGCTCGCATTCTCGGTGGGGACATGCCCCGAAGTCTGACCGACCTGACGGATGGGGCCTCCACCACGATTCTGGCCGGCGAGGTGGTGAGCGATTTCCTTGCCTGGGGCCATCCGACCCAGTGGCGGGACCCGGCGCTCGGCATCAACCGCTCTCCCCGAGGCTTTGGAAGCTCGTTTCCCCCTGGAGGGGCGAATTTTGTGTTCGCCGATGGCTCGGTCCGGTTCGTGAAGGACTCGGTCGCTCCTCAGGTTCTCAAGGCGTTGAGTACTCCAGCCGGAAACGAAGCGATTTCCAATGGAATGTACTGA
- a CDS encoding M90 family metallopeptidase gives MFGYFETKRQRRNRIRSQPFPNDWDAILHRQVPLYQHLSDQDRQELQGLIQIFVDEKHFEGCGGLTLNDAIRVTIAAQACILLLHRETDLYPRLISILVYPSTYVAQARQPIGGGMVLEGEIARLGEAWKDGVVVLSWDDVLAGASDIHDGHNVVLHEFAHQLDQENGPADGAPVLEQRSQYVSWARVLGNEYEQLRQDASLGRPSVLDRYGATNPAEFFAVATECYFEKPKELQRSHPELFEELRAYYHFDPTEIRELG, from the coding sequence ATGTTTGGATATTTCGAAACCAAGCGGCAACGCCGGAACCGGATTCGTTCCCAGCCCTTTCCCAATGATTGGGATGCGATCCTGCACAGGCAGGTTCCGCTTTATCAACACCTCTCCGACCAGGATCGTCAGGAACTTCAAGGGCTCATCCAGATCTTTGTCGATGAGAAACACTTCGAGGGATGCGGCGGCTTGACGTTGAACGACGCCATCCGCGTGACGATCGCTGCGCAGGCATGCATCCTCCTCTTGCATCGCGAGACGGACCTCTACCCTCGACTGATTTCCATTCTCGTCTATCCGAGTACCTACGTGGCCCAGGCACGCCAGCCGATCGGCGGAGGGATGGTTCTCGAAGGCGAAATTGCCCGCCTCGGCGAGGCATGGAAGGACGGGGTGGTGGTGCTGTCCTGGGACGATGTCCTCGCCGGAGCCTCAGACATTCACGACGGCCACAACGTCGTGCTGCACGAGTTCGCCCACCAGCTTGACCAGGAGAATGGTCCCGCGGACGGGGCGCCGGTCCTTGAACAGCGCAGTCAGTACGTCTCCTGGGCTCGCGTGCTCGGCAACGAATACGAGCAACTTCGCCAAGATGCCTCGCTGGGGAGACCGAGTGTGCTGGATCGGTATGGCGCGACCAATCCGGCGGAGTTCTTCGCGGTGGCGACCGAGTGTTACTTCGAAAAGCCCAAGGAACTTCAACGCTCGCATCCCGAGTTGTTCGAAGAACTCAGGGCGTACTACCACTTTGACCCGACGGAGATTCGGGAGTTGGGTTAA
- a CDS encoding HEAT repeat domain-containing protein, whose protein sequence is MILVILALVSVPEVLPSSVAQEVLPVTVEEWSIWVGSPAQERINDRNAAGNAMPSVVGTARPKQENPGPWGLPIAPVSVVRFLGKPIEDFDLEIRLSSGTFLSHWPPARERVDSLRWFGANLSQNPPADHPLVFLSESHPFRALRELDDSLVIEVEGRAERFLAYDAELALPIPLTLQDGPDDYTLQNLSFHSLHDLAVIVPTDGGYRIGWLDELPAEQPQSSEEPIKEDNDSDSESNAQDDSNRDPALDVFDDENGDDPESRATPPPSPVPAEADAAVRARIEQRLNQSVTLNGSARPVADVLQLIRNQTGLQTVRDDRTLADAEIDLDTTPADLTAGIRPARDVLADMLGKSGLSYRITEDGSLFLSTSERLEAASDASPAQVKGPPVTLTLSDVFTDSDPAYAEVSARELLRRLVSQGIREDRARTTLDELGDHLFRPDRLIVLAHLDRAAIDELVPLDVFPPVDRTVRVATVIISGIDPSLSDQAALLVPQLGDPSPSVREAAERELLTLGPVAIPALKTALDHQDLEIVYRAERILRQLDQPIP, encoded by the coding sequence ATGATCCTGGTGATCCTTGCGCTTGTGTCCGTTCCTGAGGTCTTGCCTTCCAGCGTCGCGCAGGAGGTTCTGCCGGTCACTGTCGAGGAATGGTCGATCTGGGTCGGCTCTCCGGCTCAGGAACGGATCAACGATCGAAACGCGGCCGGGAATGCAATGCCGAGCGTGGTCGGCACAGCCCGTCCGAAGCAGGAGAACCCTGGACCGTGGGGCTTACCCATCGCGCCGGTTTCGGTGGTTCGCTTTTTGGGTAAACCGATCGAAGACTTCGATCTCGAGATCCGGCTCTCGTCGGGCACGTTCCTGTCTCACTGGCCTCCGGCTCGGGAACGGGTGGACAGCCTTCGATGGTTCGGGGCGAACCTCTCTCAAAACCCTCCCGCTGACCACCCGCTGGTCTTCCTCTCGGAATCTCACCCGTTTCGAGCCCTCCGCGAACTGGACGACTCGTTGGTCATCGAGGTCGAAGGCCGGGCGGAACGATTTCTCGCATACGACGCAGAACTGGCCCTCCCCATTCCGCTAACACTCCAGGACGGCCCCGATGATTACACGCTTCAAAACCTGTCTTTCCATTCGTTGCATGATCTCGCCGTGATCGTTCCGACGGATGGCGGTTACCGGATCGGCTGGCTCGACGAGCTGCCCGCAGAACAGCCCCAGTCCTCGGAGGAGCCGATCAAGGAGGATAACGATTCGGACTCGGAGTCCAATGCTCAGGACGATTCGAACCGAGACCCCGCGCTCGATGTCTTCGACGACGAGAACGGGGATGATCCCGAATCCCGAGCCACTCCGCCGCCTTCGCCGGTGCCCGCCGAGGCCGATGCGGCCGTTCGAGCACGTATCGAGCAACGTCTGAACCAGAGCGTCACGCTCAACGGCTCCGCCAGGCCGGTGGCCGACGTGCTCCAACTCATCCGCAATCAAACCGGCTTGCAAACGGTGCGGGACGATCGAACACTTGCCGACGCCGAGATCGACCTCGATACGACTCCGGCAGACCTCACCGCCGGAATCCGACCGGCGCGTGACGTGCTGGCCGACATGCTCGGCAAGTCAGGGCTGAGTTACCGGATCACCGAGGACGGTTCGCTCTTCCTCAGTACCTCTGAGCGGTTGGAAGCGGCCTCCGACGCTTCCCCGGCGCAGGTGAAGGGCCCTCCCGTCACGCTGACCCTTTCAGACGTGTTCACCGACTCGGACCCAGCCTATGCCGAGGTTTCGGCCCGTGAATTGTTGCGACGTCTCGTGAGCCAAGGGATTCGTGAGGATCGGGCGAGGACCACCCTCGACGAACTGGGCGACCATTTGTTCCGACCCGATCGTCTCATCGTGCTGGCCCACCTCGACCGAGCAGCGATCGACGAACTCGTGCCGCTGGACGTGTTTCCTCCGGTCGATCGAACCGTCCGTGTGGCGACCGTGATCATCTCCGGAATCGACCCAAGCCTTTCCGATCAGGCAGCGCTGCTGGTGCCCCAGCTTGGCGATCCTTCCCCGAGTGTCCGAGAGGCGGCCGAGCGTGAACTGCTGACCCTCGGCCCGGTCGCCATCCCCGCGCTGAAGACGGCTCTGGATCATCAGGACCTTGAGATCGTCTACCGAGCCGAGCGAATTCTACGGCAGCTCGATCAACCCATTCCTTGA